One window of the Candidatus Chryseobacterium colombiense genome contains the following:
- a CDS encoding M20/M25/M40 family metallo-hydrolase, which produces MKKILLLLLAVIVLLVIFLIIRTLTYPFKKNEASVEKAWSPVRNDSAVQHLSGGIRIPTVSTGELGDFDYTPFEKFKSYLKESYPLVYQNTENYEINTYALVFKIKGKNSSLAPILFLSHIDVVPPGDADVINKNENINQLNDQPTPSVSKVAKDWEYGPFSGAIANGKIYGRGTIDMKGMLFSLMESANNIIKNKIIPERDIYLAFGFDEEVGGKKGATQIAEHFKKLGLKFDAVYDEGGLILEKGNVAGINNDVAVVGCAEKGFLSAKIKVKGLGGHSSMPPIESAIGKAAIIMQRLEKDQMKPMITPLMQEFFNNVGGGMSFVNRMAIANAWLLKPVLLSQLTKNNTTNALLRTTTALTMMKGSDGTNVLSPEVEFVVNFRLLPGNSVKEVKDHIAKATEGFDVEVEEIDNTREASAVSSTNTRAYKMIQESVKQIYPDAVVTPYLTVGGTDAYKYQIVSNHIYRFMPIKINGFEQQSIHSTNEYITIENYLRMIHYFEFIMKNYDK; this is translated from the coding sequence ATGAAAAAAATACTATTACTTCTCTTAGCCGTAATTGTACTCTTAGTTATTTTCCTAATAATTAGAACCCTCACTTATCCATTTAAAAAAAATGAAGCTTCCGTTGAAAAAGCTTGGAGCCCTGTGCGTAATGATTCTGCAGTTCAGCATTTGTCGGGAGGAATACGGATACCTACAGTTTCTACAGGGGAATTAGGAGATTTTGATTATACTCCGTTTGAAAAATTTAAGAGCTACTTAAAAGAATCTTATCCTTTGGTATATCAAAATACCGAAAACTATGAAATTAATACATATGCATTAGTATTTAAAATAAAAGGAAAAAACAGTTCTTTAGCTCCGATACTATTTTTATCACATATTGATGTTGTTCCTCCGGGAGATGCGGATGTGATCAATAAGAATGAAAATATCAATCAGCTTAATGATCAACCAACTCCAAGTGTATCCAAAGTAGCAAAAGACTGGGAGTATGGTCCGTTTTCAGGAGCAATCGCCAATGGTAAAATTTATGGTAGAGGAACTATAGATATGAAAGGGATGCTTTTCTCTTTAATGGAATCTGCAAATAATATCATTAAAAATAAAATAATACCTGAACGAGATATTTATCTTGCTTTTGGTTTCGATGAAGAAGTAGGTGGAAAAAAGGGGGCAACACAAATTGCAGAACATTTTAAAAAGCTAGGTTTAAAATTTGATGCGGTTTACGATGAAGGAGGTCTCATTTTAGAAAAAGGAAATGTGGCAGGAATCAACAATGATGTTGCTGTTGTAGGCTGTGCGGAAAAAGGTTTTCTTTCTGCTAAAATAAAAGTAAAAGGATTGGGAGGACATTCTTCTATGCCTCCAATAGAAAGTGCAATTGGTAAAGCTGCGATCATTATGCAGCGACTTGAGAAAGATCAGATGAAGCCTATGATTACGCCTTTAATGCAGGAATTTTTTAATAATGTAGGAGGAGGGATGTCTTTTGTAAACAGAATGGCCATTGCAAATGCTTGGCTTCTTAAACCCGTATTGCTTTCACAGCTTACAAAAAATAACACAACGAATGCTTTATTAAGAACTACTACCGCACTTACGATGATGAAGGGAAGTGACGGAACAAATGTTCTTTCTCCGGAAGTGGAATTTGTTGTTAATTTTAGATTGCTTCCGGGGAATTCCGTTAAAGAGGTCAAAGATCATATTGCCAAAGCTACCGAAGGTTTTGATGTGGAAGTGGAAGAAATTGATAATACCCGTGAAGCTTCTGCGGTTTCTTCTACAAATACCCGTGCTTATAAAATGATTCAGGAGAGTGTGAAACAAATTTATCCTGATGCTGTCGTTACCCCTTATCTTACAGTAGGAGGTACAGATGCTTACAAATATCAGATTGTTAGCAACCATATTTATCGGTTTATGCCAATTAAAATTAATGGTTTTGAACAGCAAAGCATTCACAGTACGAATGAATACATCACTATTGAAAACTATCTTAGGATGATTCATTACTTTGAATTCATTATGAAAAATTACGATAAGTAA